A portion of the Sebastes fasciatus isolate fSebFas1 chromosome 2, fSebFas1.pri, whole genome shotgun sequence genome contains these proteins:
- the fibinb gene encoding fin bud initiation factor: MSVLYLLLCTGLFSLPTCGAFFRGPLQPEMSNGTFHHYFVPDGDYEDNDDPEHCQMLFKMTDERKCGLAEDQDAVIRDDFTIIKRQIEDSARVLEGIGKSISYDLDGEDNYGRYLRRETAQIGEAFTNSEKSLLELEVKFKQSQDSELKEEHRLNDDFLNMVVHTRDVLKDTLDISLGLKDKHELLSLIIRSHGTRLSRLKNEYMKF; this comes from the coding sequence atgtctGTCCTCTACTTGCTCCTGTGCACCGGGCTGTTCTCGCTACCGACGTGCGGAGCGTTTTTCCGCGGACCGCTCCAACCGGAGATGTCTAACGGGACCTTCCACCACTACTTCGTGCCGGACGGAGACTACGAGGACAACGACGACCCGGAGCATTGCCAGATGCTCTTCAAGATGACCGACGAGCGAAAGTGCGGTTTGGCCGAGGACCAGGACGCCGTGATCCGGGACGACTTCACCATCATCAAGCGGCAGATCGAGGACTCGGCCCGGGTGCTGGAGGGCATCGGTAAGAGCATCTCCTACGACCTGGACGGAGAGGACAACTACGGCCGGTACCTGCGGAGGGAGACGGCGCAGATCGGAGAGGCGTTCACGAACTCTGAGAAGTCTCTGCTGGAGCTGGAGGTGAAGTTCAAGCAGAGCCAGGACAGCGAGCTGAAAGAGGAGCACCGGCTCAACGACGATTTCCTCAACATGGTAGTGCACACCAGGGACGTCCTGAAGGACACGCTGGACATCTCTCTGGGACTGAAGGACAAACACGAGCTGCTGTCTCTGATCATCCGCAGCCACGGCACGAGGCTGAGCCGGCTGAAGAACGAGTACATGAagttctga